A window of Echeneis naucrates chromosome 13, fEcheNa1.1, whole genome shotgun sequence contains these coding sequences:
- the c13h19orf47 gene encoding uncharacterized protein C19orf47 homolog codes for MASVTTATSEWIQFFKDAGIPAGLAVTYAVSFVDNRIQKNMLMDLSKDIMMDLGITVIGDIIAILKHAKQVYRQDMCKMATEAISSGQTSVQAELRRTANTPATRMIANALSHDSPPATPARRPDNRLSVTVSNMQANKSSKAVVSQPADEGNGLPAVKRRRVTAEMEGKYIINMPKGTTPRTRRILAQQAKKGLKRTSVFARLGAESKADTTTSNNKPTGVFSRLDQGEEVEDRPNEGKLAGDMDVDDQDDSDGDGSVLQYAGVLKKPPPFQKKEPVAKRAPTTLRRLGGKFKLPPSDTPTSSSSSPNGLPPAKISVLQRLGKLPPTHSNTVVLPTPADTQDNRVTSTKPRVQEKPTVASSKVSSSTGASGAESLGARMDVKAVSVFKRLGNKRT; via the exons ATGGCGTCCGTGACAACAG cCACTTCAGAGTGGATTCAGTTTTTTAAGGATGCAGGGATTCCAGCCGGGCTTGCTGTCACTTATGCAGTCTCCTTTGTGGACAACAG AATCCAGAAGAACATGTTGATGGACCTCAGTAAAGACATCATGATGGACCTTGGGATTACAGTGATTGGTGATATCATTGCCATTCTTAAACATGCCAAGCAGGTGTACAGGCAG GACATGTGCAAAATGGCCACAGAAGCCATCTCCTCAGGACAGACAAGTGTTCAAGCTGAGCTCAGAAGAACCGCCAATACTC cTGCCACTCGTATGATTGCCAACGCTCTGAGCCACGACTCACCACCGGCCACTCCTGCCCGTCGACCTGACAACCGCCTCTCGGTCACAGTGTCCAACATGCAAGCAAACAAGAGCAGTAAAGCAG TTGTTAGTCAGCCAGCCGATGAGGGGAATGGTTTGCCAGCAGTGAAACGCCGGCGAGTGACAGCTGAGATGGAAGGCAAGTACATCATCAACATGCCCAAAGGCACCACACCTCGTACACGTCGCATCCTGGCCCAGCAGGCCAAGAAAG GTTTGAAACGCACTTCTGTATTTGCAAGACTTGGGGCTGAGTCAAAGGCAGATACAACTACAAGCAATAACAAG CCAACTGGTGTGTTCAGTCGTCTGGACCAAGGGGAAGAAGTGGAGGACAGGCCAAATGAGGGAAAGTTGGCTGGAGACATGGATGTAGACGACCAGGACGACAGTGATGGAGATGGCTCCGTCCTACAGTACGCTGGGGTCCTCAAGAAACCCCCTCCCTTCCAGAAGAAAGAGCCAGTCGCAAAACGTGCCCCAACCACCCTGCGGCGCCTGGGAGGAAAATTCAAACTCCCTCCCTCTGACACTCCCACGTCCTCATCTTCTTCCCCGAATGGCCTCCCTCCTGCCAAGATCAGTGTGCTTCAGAGACTGGGAAAGCTCCCTCCCACGCACTCAAACACGGTGGTGTTGCCCACACCTGCTGACACACAGGACAACAGAGTGACCAGCACCAAGCCCAGAGTCCAGGAGAAGCCAACTGTAGCAAGCTCCAAGGTTAGCAGCAGCACTGGGGCCAGTGGAGCAGAGTCTTTGGGGGCCCGGATGGATGTtaaagctgtcagtgtttttaagAGACTAGGCAATAAAAGAACCTAG
- the ttc9b gene encoding tetratricopeptide repeat protein 9B, which produces MHSTLLRSSPTKRTFVSEHHGPLQLLSLRDMEAKQHQIKSLKSYPETGGRSLAAAAGGDGGGGGGYRAGSAEMEMETKIQKAIDFKAEGHRCYKEKKFREAIGKYHRALLQLKGVHVVDGTTGSEVNLLNQAAAKLTEEQRRAVESTEIECYDSLTACLLQSELVNYERVKEYCLKVLSHQRDHFKAMYRAGIAFYHLGDYECALRYLRDAKNREPTDTNVLRYIQLTEMKMSKSGQRERESGKETQG; this is translated from the exons ATGCACAGCACGCTGCTCCGGTCCTCTCCGACGAAACGCACCTTCGTGTCCGAGCACCATGGCCCGCTCCAGCTGCTTTCATTGAGAGACATGGAAGCGAAGCAGCACCAGATAAAGAGCCTAAAAAGCTATCCGGAAACCGGCGGCCGGAGCCTGGCAGCGGCCGCCGGAGGAGAcggaggaggcggcggcggctATCGAGCCGGCTCGGctgagatggagatggagacgAAGATCCAGAAAGCCATTGACTTCAAGGCGGAGGGTCATCGCTGCTACAAGGAGAAAAAATTTCGGGAAGCGATAGGCAAGTACCACCGGgcactgctgcagctcaaagGGGTGCACGTTGTCGACGGGACGACGGGCTCCGAGGTGAACCTGCTGAACCAAGCCGCGGCCAAGCTGACCGAGGAGCAGCGGAGAGCCGTGGAGAGCACCGAGATCGAGTGCTACGACAGCCTGACAG CATGTCTGTTGCAGTCCGAGTTGGTAAACTATGAGAGAGTGAAGGAGTACTGCCTGAAGGTGCTGAGCCACCAGAGAGACCACTTCAAGGCCATGTACCGCGCTGGCATCGCCTTCTATCACCTGGGTGACTACGAATGTGCCCTACGTTACCTACGTGACGCCAAGAACCGTGAACCCACAG ACACCAACGTGCTGCGGTACATCCAGCTGACAGAGATGAAGATGAGCAAGAGTGGACAACGGGAACGAGAGAGTGGCAAAGAGACCCAGGGCTAG